A genomic window from Populus nigra chromosome 7, ddPopNigr1.1, whole genome shotgun sequence includes:
- the LOC133699812 gene encoding uncharacterized protein At4g06598-like, whose product MANSKGSANIRNFMYSGKHALLPPKSPFPIVSPSYVDYVPSSSIGSKTVQKPREGNTHHQRTSSEMLFIEDQPSWLDDLLNEPETPVRRGGHRRSSSDSFAYIDAANASNMDYAAQDGCRYKNVISIPSWGSQDFDYYKDVRRTPLYAEMNMSKQKSRAWDSSLNAQTYPSSLSSPRENAGLQSSGSSCVPREADSVSESEKQDPLDGSHDSKISSEKDSSNSKSSASETDTKRAKQQFAQRSRVRKLQYIAELERNVQALQAKGSEVSAELEFVNQQNLILSMENKALKQRFENLAHEQLIKCLEHEVLEREIGRLRALYQQQQQQPASNHRRSKSKDLDSQFANLSLKHKDANSSRDPVTGSLRI is encoded by the exons ATGGCAAACTCCAAGGGGTCAGCAAACATAAGAAATTTCATGTACTCTGGAAAACATGCATTACTTCCTCCAAAAAGTCCTTTTCCTATTGTTTCTCCATCATATGTTGATTATGTTCCCAGCAGCAGTATTGGATCAAAAACTGTTCAAAAGCCTAGAGAGGGAAACACACACCATCAGCGAACTTCCTCTGAGATGCTCTTCATAGAGGATCAGCCTTCATGGCTTGATGATCTTCTTAATGAGCCAGAGACACCTGTCCGTAGAGGAGGTCATAGGCGTTCATCAAGTGACTCTTTTGCGTACATAGATGCAGCTAATGCTTCTAACATGGATTATGCAGCACAGGATGGGTGCAGATATAAAAATGTGATATCTATACCTTCTTGGGGATCTCAAGACTTTGATTATTACAAAGATGTTAGGCGAACTCCTCTCTATGCTGAAATGAACATGTCGAAACAGAAGAGTAGGGCTTGGGATTCATCTTTAAATGCCCAAACGTACCCAAGCAGTCTTTCCTCTCCCAGGGAGAATGCTGGTCTGCAGAGTTCAGGATCATCATGTGTTCCCCGAGAAGCAGATAGTGTTTCAGAGAGTGAAAAGCAAGATCCACTCGATGGTTCACATGATTCAAAAATCTCATCCGAGAAGGACAGCTCAAATTCCAAGTCTTCTGCATCAGAGACTGATACAAAACGTGCTAAACA GCAATTTGCTCAGCGCTCCAGAGTCCGAAAACTTCAGTACATAGCTGAGCTGGAAAGAAATGTACAAGCTTTGCAGGCAA AAGGATCTGAAGTATCAGCTGAGCTTGAATTTGTCAATCAGCAAAATCTTATTCTAAGCATGGAGAACAAAGCTCTTAAGCAACGGTTTGAAAATTTGGCCCATGAGCAGCTTATCAAATGCT TGGAGCATGAAGTTCTGGAGAGGGAGATTGGAAGGCTACGAGCCTTAtatcagcagcagcaacagcaacCTGCTTCAAATCATCGCCGTAGTAAAAGCAAGGACTTGGATTCCCAATTTGCAAACCTCTCTTTGAAACATAAGGATGCCAATTCTAGCCGAGACCCTGTGACTGGTTCACTCCGCATTTAG
- the LOC133698436 gene encoding COBRA-like protein 6 isoform X1 — MGMVLILIFFFFSLISSISPSYGFDPLDPYGNITIKWDLLLSNSGTNNVMVSIYNFQQYRHVEPPGWKLNWAWKGKEVIWSMQGAEATEQGNCTEFKESTLPHCCEKEPFIVDLLPGTNYNAQTQNCCKGGVLSSMKQDPSKYVATFQMAVGGSGTNSQFIMPDNFTLGVPGYSCGGAVKVEPSRYTTDGGRRWTQALATWNVTCMYSQSLASPTPRCCVSLSAFYNQTIVSCPRCSCGCQGQPGTKCVKYGETPPLLKQNQDPTPVVRCSEHMCPIRVHWHLKESYKQYWRAKMTVTNFHIMKNYSEWNLVVLHPNLQSLTQVFSFNYAPLNRYGYINDTGMFWGLPFYNDILLQEGKDGNLQTEILLRKDPGIFTFREGWGFPRKIQFNGDECVMPPPDEYPSLPNKGQSASATTPFIILFSLFLAFML, encoded by the exons ATGGGCATGGTCTTGAttttgatcttcttcttcttctctctcattAGCTCTATATCACCTTCTT ATGGGTTTGACCCACTTGATCCTTATGGCAACATAACCATCAAATGGGATCTTCTTCTATCGAATTCCGGTACAAATAAT GTGATGGTATCAATTTACAACTTCCAACAATATCGCCATGTGGAACCACCAGGCTGGAAATTGAATTGGGCATGGAAAGGCAAAGAGGTGATATGGTCAATGCAGGGAGCTGAGGCTACTGAGCAAGGAAACTGCACTGAATTCAAGGAATCAACCCTTCCTCATTGTTGTGAGAAGGAGCCATTCATTGTAGACCTTCTTCCCGGAACCAATTATAATGCCCAAACCCAAAATTGTTGCAAGGGAGGTGTACTGTCATCCATGAAGCAAGATCCTTCCAAGTATGTTGCTACTTTTCAGATGGCTGTCGGAGGTTCTGGCACCAATTCCCAATTTATAATGCCGGATAATTTCACACTTGGAGTTCCAGGCTATAGTTGTGGGGGTGCAGTTAAGGTAGAACCCAGCAGGTACACAACAGATGGAGGCCGGCGATGGACACAGGCTCTTG CGACATGGAATGTGACCTGCATGTACTCCCAGAGTTTAGCATCACCTACACCAAGATGTTGTGTTTCCTTGTCTGCATTCTACAATCAAACTATTGTTTCGTGCCCCAGATGCAGCTGCGGCTGCCAAGGACAACCTGGAACAAAATGTGTAAA GTATGGTGAGACCCCACCATTGCTGAAACAAAATCAAGATCCAACACCTGTAGTAAGGTGCTCCGAGCATATGTGCCCAATAAGGGTGCATTGGCATCTGAAAGAAAGTTACAAACAATATTGGAGGGCTAAAATGACAGTTACAAATTTCCAcatcatgaaaaattattcagaATGGAACTTGGTGGTGCTACATCCCAACCTGCAAAGTCTGACACAGGTTTTCAGCTTCAACTACGCACCCCTCAATCGATACGGATATATCA ATGATACTGGGATGTTTTGGGGGCTTCCATTTTACAATGACATTTTACTACAAGAAGGAAAGGATGGGAATTTACAGACTGAAATTTTACTACGCAAAGATCCAGGGATTTTTACTTTCAGAGAAGGTTGGGGCTTCCCTCGaaagattcaatttaatggtgaTGAATGTGTCATGCCTCCACCGGATGAATATCCATCGCTGCCCAACAAGGGGCAGAGTGCCTCTGCTACCACACCTTTCATAATTCTGTTCTCTTTGTTTCTCGCATTTATGCTTTAA
- the LOC133698436 gene encoding COBRA-like protein 6 isoform X2 translates to MVSIYNFQQYRHVEPPGWKLNWAWKGKEVIWSMQGAEATEQGNCTEFKESTLPHCCEKEPFIVDLLPGTNYNAQTQNCCKGGVLSSMKQDPSKYVATFQMAVGGSGTNSQFIMPDNFTLGVPGYSCGGAVKVEPSRYTTDGGRRWTQALATWNVTCMYSQSLASPTPRCCVSLSAFYNQTIVSCPRCSCGCQGQPGTKCVKYISPTSVKTGRYGETPPLLKQNQDPTPVVRCSEHMCPIRVHWHLKESYKQYWRAKMTVTNFHIMKNYSEWNLVVLHPNLQSLTQVFSFNYAPLNRYGYINDTGMFWGLPFYNDILLQEGKDGNLQTEILLRKDPGIFTFREGWGFPRKIQFNGDECVMPPPDEYPSLPNKGQSASATTPFIILFSLFLAFML, encoded by the exons ATGGTATCAATTTACAACTTCCAACAATATCGCCATGTGGAACCACCAGGCTGGAAATTGAATTGGGCATGGAAAGGCAAAGAGGTGATATGGTCAATGCAGGGAGCTGAGGCTACTGAGCAAGGAAACTGCACTGAATTCAAGGAATCAACCCTTCCTCATTGTTGTGAGAAGGAGCCATTCATTGTAGACCTTCTTCCCGGAACCAATTATAATGCCCAAACCCAAAATTGTTGCAAGGGAGGTGTACTGTCATCCATGAAGCAAGATCCTTCCAAGTATGTTGCTACTTTTCAGATGGCTGTCGGAGGTTCTGGCACCAATTCCCAATTTATAATGCCGGATAATTTCACACTTGGAGTTCCAGGCTATAGTTGTGGGGGTGCAGTTAAGGTAGAACCCAGCAGGTACACAACAGATGGAGGCCGGCGATGGACACAGGCTCTTG CGACATGGAATGTGACCTGCATGTACTCCCAGAGTTTAGCATCACCTACACCAAGATGTTGTGTTTCCTTGTCTGCATTCTACAATCAAACTATTGTTTCGTGCCCCAGATGCAGCTGCGGCTGCCAAGGACAACCTGGAACAAAATGTGTAAAGTATATCTCCCCGAc CTCTGTGAAAACTGGCAGGTATGGTGAGACCCCACCATTGCTGAAACAAAATCAAGATCCAACACCTGTAGTAAGGTGCTCCGAGCATATGTGCCCAATAAGGGTGCATTGGCATCTGAAAGAAAGTTACAAACAATATTGGAGGGCTAAAATGACAGTTACAAATTTCCAcatcatgaaaaattattcagaATGGAACTTGGTGGTGCTACATCCCAACCTGCAAAGTCTGACACAGGTTTTCAGCTTCAACTACGCACCCCTCAATCGATACGGATATATCA ATGATACTGGGATGTTTTGGGGGCTTCCATTTTACAATGACATTTTACTACAAGAAGGAAAGGATGGGAATTTACAGACTGAAATTTTACTACGCAAAGATCCAGGGATTTTTACTTTCAGAGAAGGTTGGGGCTTCCCTCGaaagattcaatttaatggtgaTGAATGTGTCATGCCTCCACCGGATGAATATCCATCGCTGCCCAACAAGGGGCAGAGTGCCTCTGCTACCACACCTTTCATAATTCTGTTCTCTTTGTTTCTCGCATTTATGCTTTAA
- the LOC133698436 gene encoding COBRA-like protein 6 isoform X3, which translates to MVSIYNFQQYRHVEPPGWKLNWAWKGKEVIWSMQGAEATEQGNCTEFKESTLPHCCEKEPFIVDLLPGTNYNAQTQNCCKGGVLSSMKQDPSKYVATFQMAVGGSGTNSQFIMPDNFTLGVPGYSCGGAVKVEPSRYTTDGGRRWTQALATWNVTCMYSQSLASPTPRCCVSLSAFYNQTIVSCPRCSCGCQGQPGTKCVKRELSSVKTGRYGETPPLLKQNQDPTPVVRCSEHMCPIRVHWHLKESYKQYWRAKMTVTNFHIMKNYSEWNLVVLHPNLQSLTQVFSFNYAPLNRYGYINDTGMFWGLPFYNDILLQEGKDGNLQTEILLRKDPGIFTFREGWGFPRKIQFNGDECVMPPPDEYPSLPNKGQSASATTPFIILFSLFLAFML; encoded by the exons ATGGTATCAATTTACAACTTCCAACAATATCGCCATGTGGAACCACCAGGCTGGAAATTGAATTGGGCATGGAAAGGCAAAGAGGTGATATGGTCAATGCAGGGAGCTGAGGCTACTGAGCAAGGAAACTGCACTGAATTCAAGGAATCAACCCTTCCTCATTGTTGTGAGAAGGAGCCATTCATTGTAGACCTTCTTCCCGGAACCAATTATAATGCCCAAACCCAAAATTGTTGCAAGGGAGGTGTACTGTCATCCATGAAGCAAGATCCTTCCAAGTATGTTGCTACTTTTCAGATGGCTGTCGGAGGTTCTGGCACCAATTCCCAATTTATAATGCCGGATAATTTCACACTTGGAGTTCCAGGCTATAGTTGTGGGGGTGCAGTTAAGGTAGAACCCAGCAGGTACACAACAGATGGAGGCCGGCGATGGACACAGGCTCTTG CGACATGGAATGTGACCTGCATGTACTCCCAGAGTTTAGCATCACCTACACCAAGATGTTGTGTTTCCTTGTCTGCATTCTACAATCAAACTATTGTTTCGTGCCCCAGATGCAGCTGCGGCTGCCAAGGACAACCTGGAACAAAATGTGTAAA AAGGGAATTAAGCTCTGTGAAAACTGGCAGGTATGGTGAGACCCCACCATTGCTGAAACAAAATCAAGATCCAACACCTGTAGTAAGGTGCTCCGAGCATATGTGCCCAATAAGGGTGCATTGGCATCTGAAAGAAAGTTACAAACAATATTGGAGGGCTAAAATGACAGTTACAAATTTCCAcatcatgaaaaattattcagaATGGAACTTGGTGGTGCTACATCCCAACCTGCAAAGTCTGACACAGGTTTTCAGCTTCAACTACGCACCCCTCAATCGATACGGATATATCA ATGATACTGGGATGTTTTGGGGGCTTCCATTTTACAATGACATTTTACTACAAGAAGGAAAGGATGGGAATTTACAGACTGAAATTTTACTACGCAAAGATCCAGGGATTTTTACTTTCAGAGAAGGTTGGGGCTTCCCTCGaaagattcaatttaatggtgaTGAATGTGTCATGCCTCCACCGGATGAATATCCATCGCTGCCCAACAAGGGGCAGAGTGCCTCTGCTACCACACCTTTCATAATTCTGTTCTCTTTGTTTCTCGCATTTATGCTTTAA